AGAGGATGCAGAGGCGCCATCAGCTACATGGGTCATCGCAACCGCTGCTCCGCACCACGCAACTGGGAACCCCACCCTCATCACCGGCCTCACTCCTCATCAAGACGACATCTTCGTGCACGAGGCCGACGGGGCTCCGATGCCGGTCCTCGGGTGCGGCGACGTGGTCACCGACGACGTGGTGCTCCCCGACGTTTGGTACGTCCCCGGGCTCACGACCAACCTCGTCTCCGTCAGCCAGCTTTCGGAGCTCGACCACAGCGTCGGCTTCGGCCGCACCGCATGGTACGTACGGAGCGCCGCCGATGGCGCCATCGTCGGCGAGGCGCGCATCACCGGGGAAGGAGGGCTGTTTGAGGTGGATTTCCTCAAAGTTCAACTTGGCATCTGAGATTGCTCTGCGTGTTCTTGGGATGTATATGGAATAAAATACACTCGCTGCGGCTTCGTAGGGAGCGGACGCTCCCGAAATTGTATCGTCGTCATCTTCGAACGGTTCTGTTTGGGCTTGTTTCTGTGCTAAGTGGTGCTTGCTGCTCATCAGACAGATCACGAAACTATTTTGATGAATTATTTACCGACAGATATGTAAATTTGTCGGTCGTGTGTGACTACATAATTGTTGATTTCTTTCGTTTTTCGTGTGGGGTTGTTCTGCATTGAGCACGCTCTGCTTTTATTTAGCATGATAGTGCTGTGAATTTTCCTTCTGCCAGTCACAGAATTTAGCTGATCAGCATCCACTCAAGCGGCTCACACACAGTTGAGTGCAGATAGCAGGAAATGCAATGCTGATGCACTAAGATGGGTTTGCACTTTGCCGCCAGGATTCGACCGATTTGAGGGAAACGACGACAGAGGTATGTAAGGAAGGTGAGAAAGAAATGAAATCCTACTACTTATTAATCATGCAAACGAAATGATGAGGAAGCTGTGATGCATGAAAATCATAGTAGGATAGACTAATTTTGGCCCTGCGTGCAAGGGAAATTTGGTTGGCACCTTTTATAAATTTGGAGGCTCTGAGAGGTGGGGACACAGAGGCAATGTATCATAGCTTCTGAAGAGAAGTATCTCCTCCTATCTCCAAATGGAAATTCAAACGTGAGAGATTGGAGGACACCAAAACATTGCAACGACAGTCGACCAACCTGTGTGGGAATCTCCAGAAACCAAAGCTGAGGTTTACCAAAATTAGCCCTACTAAAACTGATATTGTGTTTCATGGCAACAGCGATTCGCATCAGTGTTTTCCAACATATTGCACTTACTAAAGCTGCCGAGAGCTGAATCCAGTGACAGTTTTAAGAGTCTTGGCTAGCTTTAGAGATCAAGAGCAGAGTGGTCTCTTCAATAGCACGATGCTAGATATTATTAAGATTTGTATAGTGTGTTCCATCTGTCTTAAGATAAAGAATGCATTGCGCGATCGAATGACACTGGTATTGCAATAGTCATCTTTTCGATGCACAGTTGAGATGAAGGCAGTTTGAGGTGGATGTTTTCAGAGTCCCCGTTGCCCTGTAAATGTAAGCTCATGTTGTGTGTTTGTGCGGCCCCCGAGCTGTGTATGAGTGTATCCTTGGCTCTTACATGGTTGAAGATTCTTTCTTACAAAAAGTAAGATAGGGTTTCTGCCAGTATCTTCCTTGAAAAGGCACAAATGCAAAGGTTCAACTGTGTTTCTCCGTGCTGAGAGATCATGGATGAGTGGTGCTCCCTGCCAACTGTCGTTTGTTTAACTATTACTGGGACCCATAATGAGCCTCTTGACAAATCAATTGGTTGTTGCAGAACTTTGATTAATATTAGGGAATGCATGTCAAAAACTTGACCCCTTGGGGAAATACCTCCCAGAAGCATTGCATTACAAAGAAGTTTTCTTCCGTCTGCAGGGTTAAGAAAACGCCCCAAACACCAAAATGTATGTTGTTTGTAGAGTGTTTGCTACATGGCTCTTTGACAGTGTTACTTGACTTGATCTTTGGGATGGTTTTGTAGATGGGAGAAACGAAGAAAGAAGAATCCAAGGATAGTTTGAACCACACCTGGTTTTAAGAATAATTAAACCAAGTGACCACCATGTATTtgcaggatcaagtttcacacatacaACGACATCATCATTAGTGTATAACATATATTCAATATCACAAATAAATAATTCCAAAGGTTTGAAGTTATTATCATCTCGAAAATCTTAAATTTGAAAAGCAACGTGTCTAGTGAAAACCGAAAGTTATTATTAAGGTGTGAAGTCATCCAGCTTAGTTCATCAAAGGTTAAAATAGGTTATAAACTGATT
This genomic window from Setaria viridis chromosome 8, Setaria_viridis_v4.0, whole genome shotgun sequence contains:
- the LOC140220318 gene encoding uncharacterized protein, with product MTIAATVASVADDTVAADRATGGTEDAEAPSATWVIATAAPHHATGNPTLITGLTPHQDDIFVHEADGAPMPVLGCGDVVTDDVVLPDVWYVPGLTTNLVSVSQLSELDHSVGFGRTAWYVRSAADGAIVGEARITGEGGLFEVDFLKVQLGI